A single window of Poecilia reticulata strain Guanapo linkage group LG10, Guppy_female_1.0+MT, whole genome shotgun sequence DNA harbors:
- the adad1 gene encoding adenosine deaminase domain-containing protein 1, with protein MFSAGGSFRGSRGASFAQMLMKSLPPTSESRESNKEQCSFNVDQEHDSVRQGTKSSKPGHFEKPKSSPKVLVEKYKKGETNAVSLLHQLAQVLQFHLEIKETVTTGNLPGFYFAFAVEIDGVQHKTGMGVTKKEARLNAAKAALEDFLPSLGCLKSDLPQTSDVPPPLPVKEEAAISDRIPSRAFYERKSSVNLQIPHAVKDQLSKLLNNHPEFSSCGETTAAFIVKTSSGCEVVALGTGNFNTKVSSNGRVVHDSHAVVTARRSLMRYLYRHLLMYFSKNANLTAKSIFTHNIDSKLLSLKSGITLHLYVNQLPKGAAQIPTKLRLNPFSITTWQVNSEISLHLSVEGKVFSVFSSTLDNSASEMVSMSTTDKITQWQVLGYQGALLSHFIEPVYVQSILVGDSGCTEIRGMEMSVNQRVEGITSLLPMFYCMMRPHISLVPSVVTSDTSQLTCGINWCEGDGSVEVVDGLEGKTIEESPFKSGPALASRLCKAAMLHRFRLVAKEAQRQELVTTSCYRELKMMAKPYQEAKSVLRAYLSQQGFGSWLEKLPDSDNFND; from the exons ATGTTTTCAGCAGGTGGATCATTTCGAGGTTCTAGAGGAGCCAGTTTTGCTCAAATGTTAATGAAGAGTCTGCCACCAACATCCGAATCAAGAGAGTCAAATAAGGAACAATGCTCCTTCAATGTTGATCAGGAACATGACTCCGTCAGACAAGGAACTAAGTCGTCTAAACCGG GTCATTTTGAGAAGCCAAAATCCTCTCCCAAAGTTCTGGTTGAAAAATACAAGAAGGGTGAAACAAATGCTGTGTCTTTACTTCATCAGCTGGCCCAAGTTTTACAGTTTCATCTAGAAATCAAGGAAACGGTTACCACAG gGAACTTACcagggttttattttgcttttgctgttgAGATCGATGGTGTTCAGCACAAGACTGGCATGGGAGTGACTAAAAAGGAAGCTCGTCTAAATGCAGCAAAGGCTGCTTTGGAGGACTTTTTGCCTAGCTTAGGCTGTCTTAAATCTGATCTCCCTCAAACATCAG ATGTTCCTCCACCCTTGCCAGTGAAGGAAGAGGCAGCCATCTCTGACAGAATTCCTTCTAGAGCCTTTTACG AAAGGAAGAGTTCGGTTAACCTCCAGATTCCACATGCTGTGAAGGATCAGCTCTCTAAACTGCTGAACAACCATCCAGAGTTCTCTAGCTGTGGGGAAACAACAGCTGCATTCATTGTCAAAACTT CCAGTGGATGCGAGGTTGTTGCTCTTGGGACTGGAAACTTCAACACCAAAGTGTCATCAAATGGACGAGTTGTGCATGATTCTCATGCTGTTGTTACAGCAAGGAGGTCTCTCATGAg GTATCTATACCGACACCTGCTGATGTATTTCAGCAAAAATGCCAATCTGACTGCAAAGTCCATTTTCACTCATAACATCGACAGCAAACTCCTCAGCCTGAAGAGTGGGATTACCCTGCATCTGTATGTAAACCAACTACCAAAGGGTGCAGCACAGATTCCAACCAAGCT GCGCCTGAACCCTTTTTCCATTACAACATGGCAAGTTAATAGTGAGATCAGCCTACACCTGTCAGTTGAGGGCAAG gtgttttcagttttctcctcaACCCTTGATAACTCTGCTAGCGAGATGGTCAGCATGTCCACCACTGATAAGATCACTCAGTGGCAGGTGCTTGGATACCAAGGAGCCTTACTGAGCCACTTCATTGAGCCTGTCTATGTTCAAAGCATTCTTGTAG GAGACTCTGGCTGTACTGAAATCAGAGGGATGGAGATGTCTGTGAACCAGCGTGTAGAGGGAATCACCTCCCTGCTGCCCATGTTCTACTGTATGATGCGACCCCATATTAGCCTGGTGCCATCTGTGGTCACCTCAGACACCAGTCAGCTCACCTGTGGTATCAACTGGTGTGAAGGAGACGGCTCTGTGGAAGTTGTGGATGGTCTAGAGGGCAAGACCATTGAAGA GTCTCCATTTAAGAGTGGACCTGCTTTGGCAAGCCGCCTATGCAAAGCAGCAATGCTGCACCGCTTCAGGTTGGTGGCCAAAGAGGCCCAGAGGCAGGAGCTAGTCACCACAAGCTGCTACAGGGAATTAAAG ATGATGGCTAAGCCATACCAGGAGGCCAAAAGTGTGCTGCGGGCATACTTGTCTCAGCAGGGCTTTGGTTCGTGGCTGGAAAAGCTTCCTGACAGTGACAACTTCAATGactaa